From one Herpetosiphon gulosus genomic stretch:
- a CDS encoding Mur ligase family protein, translating to MLEFRDIRALEGPNGYAHAPVALVRLVGEAEEINAWLKQVALVCANYGIAHAEPVLQQHPSLGEYAITWQTATPESLALLLEQLAGSDQAASTAEIQAMLEQEQIPNSLHDLANQQLALWREAEAWWVGYGRYRQNAAQFDRSMYQTLPIIAISGTNGKTTTTRLIDFSLRTAGYQTGRTDTDGVWINNQAIEQGDWTGFGGAQQVLSHSAVEVAVLETARGGLLRRGLAFNQCEIAVLTNVADDHLPDRGLATVAEMAHFKATIVRAAQKAVILNADDPVLVEVVAPQATTPIIWFSLQANNPLIIQAQQQQQTCLYLDANQLILASAGQTQALIAVVELPLSFGGVAQHNIANALAAAAALFAFGLSAGQIALGLAGFQPNAEHNPGRLNQFQRDGITLLIDYAHNSDGLRVLLASAAPLRTANGKIAMVFSGTGDRTDQQIQEQMTIIAQHVDRLILKRDPWFLRGREPGVLEPLMIAAASAVGLDPAAITELEGDEAAFAELTQPAKAGDVLIWIVYKDRASKIAIAQAWERNP from the coding sequence ATGCTGGAGTTTCGTGATATTCGGGCCTTGGAAGGGCCAAATGGCTATGCTCATGCCCCGGTTGCTTTAGTTCGGCTGGTTGGCGAAGCTGAGGAGATTAATGCTTGGCTCAAGCAAGTGGCGCTGGTTTGTGCCAACTATGGCATCGCCCACGCTGAGCCTGTTTTACAACAACACCCGAGTTTGGGCGAATATGCCATTACTTGGCAAACTGCTACGCCCGAAAGTTTGGCTCTGCTGCTTGAGCAATTGGCAGGCTCAGATCAAGCTGCCAGCACTGCCGAAATTCAGGCGATGCTGGAGCAGGAGCAAATTCCAAACTCATTGCACGATTTAGCCAATCAACAATTGGCACTTTGGCGTGAGGCTGAAGCATGGTGGGTTGGCTATGGCCGTTATCGCCAAAACGCCGCTCAATTCGACCGTAGCATGTACCAAACCTTGCCAATTATCGCGATTAGTGGCACTAACGGCAAAACCACCACTACCCGCTTGATCGATTTTAGCTTGCGCACCGCTGGCTACCAAACAGGCCGCACCGATACCGACGGCGTTTGGATTAACAACCAAGCAATAGAGCAAGGCGATTGGACGGGTTTTGGCGGAGCGCAACAGGTACTGAGCCATTCAGCGGTCGAGGTGGCTGTGTTGGAAACTGCTCGCGGTGGTTTATTGCGCCGTGGCTTGGCCTTCAACCAGTGCGAGATTGCGGTTTTAACCAATGTTGCCGACGATCATCTGCCAGATCGCGGTTTGGCAACTGTCGCCGAAATGGCCCATTTCAAGGCAACCATTGTACGAGCCGCCCAAAAAGCCGTTATTTTGAATGCTGATGATCCGGTGTTAGTTGAGGTGGTTGCCCCCCAAGCAACAACGCCAATTATTTGGTTTAGTTTGCAAGCCAATAACCCCTTGATTATACAAGCGCAACAGCAGCAACAAACGTGTTTGTATCTTGATGCTAACCAATTAATTCTAGCCAGTGCTGGCCAAACTCAAGCATTAATTGCGGTGGTTGAGTTGCCCTTGAGTTTTGGCGGCGTGGCTCAGCACAATATTGCCAATGCTTTGGCTGCTGCTGCCGCGCTGTTTGCATTTGGATTAAGCGCTGGCCAGATTGCGCTGGGCCTCGCTGGATTTCAACCAAATGCCGAGCATAACCCAGGCCGTTTGAATCAATTTCAGCGCGATGGCATCACCTTATTAATCGATTATGCTCACAATAGCGATGGCTTGCGGGTGTTATTAGCTAGCGCCGCGCCACTCCGCACCGCCAATGGAAAAATTGCCATGGTGTTCAGCGGCACGGGTGATCGTACCGACCAACAAATTCAAGAGCAAATGACAATCATCGCCCAACATGTGGATCGGTTGATCCTCAAGCGCGATCCATGGTTTTTGCGTGGGCGCGAACCAGGCGTTTTAGAGCCATTGATGATCGCTGCTGCCAGTGCTGTTGGCCTTGATCCTGCCGCAATCACCGAGCTAGAGGGCGACGAAGCCGCTTTTGCCGAGCTTACCCAACCAGCCAAGGCGGGTGATGTGCTGATTTGGATTGTTTATAAAGATCGGGCTAGCAAAATTGCCATCGCCCAAGCCTGGGAGCGCAACCCATGA
- the proC gene encoding pyrroline-5-carboxylate reductase, whose translation MLTNLNVAVIGTGTMGEAVIGGLLQAELVQPTQVLAATPRPERRRELSQRWGIATTGDNREAATWGNVVILGIKPQMTEQVLPQLNGAFQTDDLIVSVLAGVKMRQIAEATGHNAIARSMPNTPAQIAEGITVWTASKGLDQARRGWAKIVLSAIGEEVEVEDEKFMDMATALSGTGPAYVFMVMEALIDAGVHMGFPRRIAAQLVEQTVIGAVRYSAQSGKHVAELRNMVTSPGGTTAAALYELEKGRLRTVLADGVWAAYRRARELGGE comes from the coding sequence ATGTTAACCAATCTCAATGTTGCAGTTATTGGCACAGGCACTATGGGCGAGGCCGTCATCGGTGGCCTACTCCAAGCCGAATTGGTACAACCAACCCAAGTTTTGGCGGCCACTCCGCGCCCTGAGCGTCGCCGCGAGCTATCACAACGCTGGGGCATTGCCACCACAGGCGATAATCGCGAGGCCGCAACTTGGGGCAATGTGGTGATTTTAGGCATCAAACCTCAAATGACTGAGCAAGTGCTGCCCCAACTCAACGGCGCATTTCAAACCGATGATCTGATTGTTTCGGTTTTGGCAGGGGTCAAGATGCGCCAAATCGCCGAAGCGACTGGTCATAACGCCATTGCACGTTCGATGCCCAATACTCCTGCCCAAATTGCCGAAGGTATTACAGTTTGGACGGCCAGCAAAGGGCTTGATCAGGCGCGGCGTGGTTGGGCCAAAATCGTACTCAGCGCCATTGGCGAGGAAGTTGAGGTTGAGGACGAGAAATTTATGGATATGGCCACGGCACTCTCGGGCACAGGCCCAGCCTACGTTTTTATGGTGATGGAAGCCTTGATCGATGCTGGTGTACACATGGGATTTCCCCGCCGGATCGCGGCTCAACTGGTCGAGCAAACCGTGATTGGAGCGGTGCGCTACTCGGCCCAATCGGGCAAGCATGTCGCCGAACTACGCAATATGGTGACTTCGCCAGGTGGTACAACCGCTGCTGCCCTTTACGAACTCGAAAAAGGGCGTTTGCGCACGGTTTTAGCCGATGGAGTTTGGGCGGCGTATCGTCGCGCTCGTGAGCTTGGTGGCGAGTAA
- a CDS encoding proline--tRNA ligase translates to MRMSSGFGRTLREAPSEAELAAHQLILRAGLARQLLAGGMALLPLGMRVFRRIEAIMHAELAAIGAGEFRTPVVHAASLWEQTGRYAQYGEAMLRFNNRNQQALLFAPTHEEAVAELARREVDSYRQLPSLLYQIHTKYRDELRVRGGLLRLREFTMLDAYSLDADWAGLDGVYDRVALAFETIFERCGVRFTAVEADGGEMGGREPREYMAFSSSGEDSLAVCASCNYAANSEVAVRGQAADNAEDVPAMSEIATPACTTIAELAAFLQVSEAQTAKAVFFNSPEKGLIFVVVRGDREVNEIKLRASAGVSALEPATLEQISAVGAVAGYASPVGLSNVTVIADHSVVGVGGLVAGANRIGYHLQNVVYGRDWQATVVADIANVEAGDACPVCGAALSLERGIEIGHIFKLGTRYTEALGATYLDPQGQAQPIVMGSYGIGLERLLQVIIEQHHDEKGIVWPASVAPFDLHLVQLGASATVGETANRLYQQLSEAGLSVLYDDRNESAGVKFNDADLLGMPLRLTVGERGLKQQVVELRQRATGVVETIALDQVVKSIKNIEHRA, encoded by the coding sequence ATGCGGATGAGTAGTGGTTTCGGGCGCACATTGCGCGAGGCTCCAAGCGAAGCAGAATTAGCTGCGCATCAATTAATTCTACGCGCTGGCTTGGCGCGGCAATTATTAGCTGGTGGTATGGCGCTGTTGCCACTCGGCATGCGGGTATTTCGCCGGATTGAAGCAATTATGCACGCCGAATTAGCTGCAATCGGGGCTGGCGAATTTCGCACGCCGGTTGTGCATGCCGCCAGTTTATGGGAGCAAACCGGACGTTATGCCCAATATGGCGAGGCCATGCTACGATTCAATAATCGCAATCAACAGGCTTTGTTATTTGCGCCAACCCACGAAGAGGCGGTGGCCGAGCTAGCTCGCCGCGAAGTTGATTCGTATCGCCAATTGCCAAGCCTGCTCTACCAAATTCACACCAAATATCGCGATGAGTTGCGAGTACGCGGCGGTTTGTTGCGGCTGCGCGAATTTACCATGCTCGATGCCTACTCGCTCGATGCCGATTGGGCAGGCTTGGATGGGGTCTATGATCGGGTGGCGCTCGCTTTTGAAACAATTTTCGAGCGTTGTGGCGTGCGTTTTACCGCTGTTGAAGCTGATGGCGGCGAGATGGGCGGACGAGAACCACGCGAATATATGGCTTTTTCGAGTAGTGGCGAAGATAGCTTGGCGGTTTGTGCAAGCTGCAATTACGCCGCCAATAGCGAGGTTGCGGTACGCGGCCAAGCTGCTGATAATGCTGAAGATGTACCAGCCATGAGCGAAATCGCCACTCCAGCCTGCACCACCATCGCCGAACTCGCCGCCTTTTTGCAGGTGAGCGAAGCCCAAACTGCCAAAGCGGTCTTTTTTAACTCACCTGAAAAAGGCTTGATTTTCGTGGTGGTACGCGGCGATCGTGAAGTCAACGAAATTAAATTACGGGCTTCGGCAGGGGTTTCGGCGCTTGAGCCAGCCACACTTGAGCAAATTAGCGCGGTTGGGGCGGTTGCTGGCTATGCTTCACCAGTTGGCCTGAGCAATGTCACGGTTATCGCCGATCATTCGGTGGTGGGCGTTGGCGGCTTGGTCGCTGGAGCTAATCGTATTGGCTACCACTTACAAAACGTCGTTTATGGCCGCGATTGGCAAGCAACCGTGGTTGCCGATATTGCCAATGTCGAGGCGGGCGATGCTTGCCCAGTCTGTGGTGCAGCTTTGAGCTTGGAACGGGGCATCGAAATTGGCCATATCTTTAAATTGGGAACTCGCTACACCGAAGCCCTCGGCGCAACCTACCTTGACCCACAAGGCCAAGCCCAACCAATCGTCATGGGTTCGTATGGCATTGGCCTCGAACGCTTGTTGCAAGTCATTATCGAGCAACATCACGACGAAAAAGGCATTGTTTGGCCTGCATCCGTCGCGCCATTCGATCTGCATTTGGTGCAACTTGGCGCGAGTGCCACGGTCGGAGAGACCGCCAATCGGCTTTATCAACAATTGAGCGAAGCTGGCCTCAGCGTGCTCTACGACGATCGCAATGAATCGGCGGGAGTCAAATTTAACGATGCTGATTTGTTAGGAATGCCGTTGCGGCTTACGGTTGGCGAACGTGGCCTCAAGCAACAGGTCGTCGAGCTACGCCAACGGGCAACTGGGGTGGTCGAGACAATCGCGCTTGATCAAGTGGTGAAGAGTATTAAGAACATAGAACATAGAGCATAG
- a CDS encoding WXG100 family type VII secretion target — MSAPIVQIDYAIVDTIIQRFQKLHDQSQTIQSSLCQTMTALQAGQWQGSAANACFQEFEHVVNPAFQRLLHSLQGSVETTKAIRQIMADAEAEAAALFRGDFGAMAVGGNGSMFAQVVDGEVRSKSTPTPTPPSDKSLLPPFFQKLIDFILQAVETWQNDRADGVQVNQDGSVSYADATLIFDDMTNEPDIPFQFPYDGCYARAYLMGNRMVERYAFNQEHISKVFIFDTALGDGLNELRIDQQFQYDGFEPVEWDYHVAPSIMVRDAQGNLQPMIIDPSLFDHPVTIEEWKQSMNFPNATIDIRGFSWYAPNWEVTPENQAQTDAITQERMQTYMDVCKEEGYCQ, encoded by the coding sequence ATGTCCGCACCAATTGTGCAGATCGACTATGCCATAGTCGATACGATCATCCAACGCTTCCAAAAACTGCATGACCAGAGCCAAACCATTCAATCCAGCCTCTGCCAAACCATGACCGCGTTACAAGCCGGCCAATGGCAAGGCAGCGCTGCCAACGCCTGTTTTCAAGAATTTGAGCATGTGGTTAATCCAGCCTTTCAGCGCTTGTTGCATTCGTTGCAAGGCAGTGTTGAAACCACCAAGGCCATTCGGCAAATCATGGCCGATGCCGAGGCTGAAGCTGCTGCACTCTTTCGCGGTGATTTTGGCGCGATGGCCGTAGGTGGTAATGGTTCAATGTTTGCCCAAGTCGTTGATGGCGAGGTACGATCAAAATCTACCCCGACCCCAACGCCACCGAGCGACAAATCGCTGCTGCCGCCATTCTTCCAAAAATTAATTGATTTTATTCTTCAAGCGGTCGAAACATGGCAGAACGATCGTGCCGATGGGGTGCAAGTTAATCAAGATGGCTCGGTCAGTTATGCTGATGCCACCCTGATTTTTGATGATATGACCAATGAACCCGACATCCCCTTCCAGTTTCCATATGATGGTTGCTATGCGCGGGCTTATCTTATGGGAAATAGGATGGTGGAGCGCTATGCATTTAATCAAGAACATATTTCAAAAGTCTTTATCTTTGATACTGCTCTTGGTGATGGATTGAACGAATTACGTATCGATCAGCAATTTCAATATGATGGTTTTGAGCCTGTTGAATGGGATTATCATGTCGCACCAAGCATTATGGTTCGTGATGCACAAGGAAACTTACAACCTATGATCATCGATCCATCATTATTTGATCATCCCGTAACGATTGAAGAATGGAAACAAAGTATGAACTTCCCCAATGCTACTATTGATATTCGTGGTTTTTCATGGTATGCCCCGAATTGGGAGGTTACTCCAGAAAATCAAGCGCAAACTGATGCAATCACCCAAGAGCGAATGCAAACTTATATGGATGTCTGTAAAGAAGAAGGGTATTGTCAATGA